A genome region from Halichondria panicea chromosome 15, odHalPani1.1, whole genome shotgun sequence includes the following:
- the LOC135348800 gene encoding delta-like protein A isoform X1: MKAKIVLLWSLTVCVCTSFTSVGGEFILTVNLVNYTNPTGLCAECQTRLINITSADQLVPVCCDELPFISGNCDNTGEERCDTRFHWIIRPFGASLETRPSMGYLFTDCTKSPSTCPFSEMSTAFGLGPTALLGVTSNPLPVSGFTMWTGRTQFFIEALDSMLTNVIDSLLIDLDNLQLGANFTEEMTFTGLHNVSHMTMSFRVECSPGFCGSDCFTTPQNNPRVATCQADGTLTCTDNRLDSSPLVACNDCPYNLDITTGCSTCVQTNYDPTTNCTACLPGYDIGQSCLTCINTNFDPDANCSTCIIGTNCASCLDTHFNGCTTCLLEFYDLQTNCTQCLPNRDPSTNCTQCLPNRDPSTNCTQCLPNRDPSSTNCTQCLPNRDPSTNCTQCLPNRDPSTNCTQCLPNRDPSTNCTQCLPNRDPSTNCTQCLPNRDPSTNCTQCLQPDRFTDTDCSVCTLPGGDPATLCQTCLATNFDPNTNCSECVGNYDLGSSCSTCLPGYDSNRDCTVCLSGRNISTRCTTCLSGFTGSNCEPVLITDSSLSVGVVGGIAGGVGGVLLLIILVMAVLLILLTVRIRKSGNQDISTATTKDKVTEVIEMNQNPVYSTSTTETPTMDHEANHTHQYETVDTPIEMNQNPVYSATNATNIEADYYENDGLGPTRNEQQPEYDYIQV, translated from the exons ATGAAGGCTAAGATTGTACTACTTTGGAGTTTgacagtctgtgtgtgtacaagtttCACATCA GTGGGAGGTGAGTTTATACTGACAGTCAACTTGGTCAACTACACCAACCCAACCGGACTGTGTGCTGAATGTCAGACTAGACTGATCAATATAACAAGTGCTGACCAGCTAGTACCAGTGTGCTGTGATGAGCTACCATTCATATCTGGCAACTGTGACAACACAGGAGAAGAGAGATGTGACACCAGGTTCCATTGGATCATCAGACCATTCGGTGCATCACTAGAGACAAGACCCAGCATGGGGTACTTATTCACAGACTGTACAAAGTCCCCCAGCACTTGCCCATTCAGTGAAATGAGCACAGCATTCGGTCTAGGTCCAACAGCACTACTGGGAGTAACATCCAATCCTCTACCTGTTTCAGGTTTTACTATGTGGACA GGTCGAACACAGTTCTTTATCGAAGCATTGGACAGCATGCTGACGAACGTAATAGACAGTCTGTTGATTGACCTGGACAACCTCCAACTTGGAGCAAACTTCACAGAGGAGATGACATTCACTGGACTCCACAACGtatctcacatgaccatgaGTTTCAGAGTCGAATGCTCTCCTGGTTTCTGTGGATCTGACTGTTTCACCACACCTCAGAACAATCCACGAGTGGCGACATGTCAAGCTGATGGCACTCTAACATGTACTGATAACCGATTAGACTCTTCACCTCTTGTAGCCTGCAACGACTGCCCCTACAACCTGGATATTACTACTGGCTGCTCCACTTGCGTACAGACCAACTATGACCCAACCACCAATTGCACGGCCTGTCTTCCTGGGTACGATATTGGTCAAAGCTGCTTAACATGTATCAATACAAACTTTGATCCTGATGCAAATTGCTCCACATGCATTATAGGCACCAACTGTGCATCATGTTTGGACACACATTTCAATGGCTGTACAACATGTTTATTGGAATTCTACGACCTACAGACaaactgcacccagtgcctacccaacagagatccctctaccaactgcacccagtgcctacccaacagagatccgtctaccaactgcacccagtgcctacccaacagagatccgtcttctaccaactgcacccagtgcctacccaacagagatccctctaccaactgcactcagtgcctacccaacagagatccctctaccaactgcacccagtgcctacccaacagagatccctctaccaactgcactcaGTGCCTACctaacagagatccctctaccaactgcacccagtgtctacccaacagagatccctctaccaactgcacccagtgtctacAACCAGACAGGTTCACTGATACagactgcagtgtgtgtactctacCAGGAGGGGACCCAGCAACACTCTGTCAAACATGTTTGGCCACTAACTTTGACCCTAACACAAATTGCTCTGAATGTGTAGGCAATTATGATCTCGGCTCCAGCTGCTCCACTTGTCTGCCTGGATATGATAGTAACCGtgactgtacagtgtgttTATCTGGACGAAACATATCCACAAGATGTACCACCTGTCTGTCTGGATTCACTGGCAGTAACTGTGAACCTG TACTAATTACAGACTCTTCACTAAGTGTGGGAGTGGTGGGTGGTATCGCTggaggagtgggtggagttttGCTGCTcatcattctagtaatggCCGTGCTCCTCATCCTACTTACAGTCCGTATCAGAAAGAGTGGTAACCAAGACATCAGTACTGCCACTACTAAAG ATAAAGTTACAGAAGTCATAGAAATGAATCAAAATCCCGTGTATAGTACGAGTACAACTGAAACACCAACTATGGACCATGAagctaaccacacccaccagtaCGAGACTGTGGATACACCCATTGAAATGAATCAGAACcctgtgtacagtgcaacCAATGCTACTAATATTGAAGCTGACTACTATGAGAACGATGGTCTGGGTCCAACAAGAAATGAGCAGCAACCGGAATACGATTATATTCAAGTGTGA
- the LOC135348800 gene encoding uncharacterized protein LOC135348800 isoform X2 gives MKAKIVLLWSLTVCVCTSFTSVGGEFILTVNLVNYTNPTGLCAECQTRLINITSADQLVPVCCDELPFISGNCDNTGEERCDTRFHWIIRPFGASLETRPSMGYLFTDCTKSPSTCPFSEMSTAFGLGPTALLGVTSNPLPVSGFTMWTGRTQFFIEALDSMLTNVIDSLLIDLDNLQLGANFTEEMTFTGLHNVSHMTMSFRVECSPGFCGSDCFTTPQNNPRVATCQADGTLTCTDNRLDSSPLVACNDCPYNLDITTGCSTCVQTNYDPTTNCTACLPGYDIGQSCLTCINTNFDPDANCSTCIIGTNCASCLDTHFNGCTTCLLEFYDLQTNCTQCLPNRDPSTNCTQCLPNRDPSTNCTQCLPNRDPSSTNCTQCLPNRDPSTNCTQCLPNRDPSTNCTQCLPNRDPSTNCTQCLPNRDPSTNCTQCLPNRDPSTNCTQCLQPDRFTDTDCSVCTLPGGDPATLCQTCLATNFDPNTNCSECVGNYDLGSSCSTCLPGYDSNRDCTVCLSGRNISTRCTTCLSGFTGSNCEPDSSLSVGVVGGIAGGVGGVLLLIILVMAVLLILLTVRIRKSGNQDISTATTKDKVTEVIEMNQNPVYSTSTTETPTMDHEANHTHQYETVDTPIEMNQNPVYSATNATNIEADYYENDGLGPTRNEQQPEYDYIQV, from the exons ATGAAGGCTAAGATTGTACTACTTTGGAGTTTgacagtctgtgtgtgtacaagtttCACATCA GTGGGAGGTGAGTTTATACTGACAGTCAACTTGGTCAACTACACCAACCCAACCGGACTGTGTGCTGAATGTCAGACTAGACTGATCAATATAACAAGTGCTGACCAGCTAGTACCAGTGTGCTGTGATGAGCTACCATTCATATCTGGCAACTGTGACAACACAGGAGAAGAGAGATGTGACACCAGGTTCCATTGGATCATCAGACCATTCGGTGCATCACTAGAGACAAGACCCAGCATGGGGTACTTATTCACAGACTGTACAAAGTCCCCCAGCACTTGCCCATTCAGTGAAATGAGCACAGCATTCGGTCTAGGTCCAACAGCACTACTGGGAGTAACATCCAATCCTCTACCTGTTTCAGGTTTTACTATGTGGACA GGTCGAACACAGTTCTTTATCGAAGCATTGGACAGCATGCTGACGAACGTAATAGACAGTCTGTTGATTGACCTGGACAACCTCCAACTTGGAGCAAACTTCACAGAGGAGATGACATTCACTGGACTCCACAACGtatctcacatgaccatgaGTTTCAGAGTCGAATGCTCTCCTGGTTTCTGTGGATCTGACTGTTTCACCACACCTCAGAACAATCCACGAGTGGCGACATGTCAAGCTGATGGCACTCTAACATGTACTGATAACCGATTAGACTCTTCACCTCTTGTAGCCTGCAACGACTGCCCCTACAACCTGGATATTACTACTGGCTGCTCCACTTGCGTACAGACCAACTATGACCCAACCACCAATTGCACGGCCTGTCTTCCTGGGTACGATATTGGTCAAAGCTGCTTAACATGTATCAATACAAACTTTGATCCTGATGCAAATTGCTCCACATGCATTATAGGCACCAACTGTGCATCATGTTTGGACACACATTTCAATGGCTGTACAACATGTTTATTGGAATTCTACGACCTACAGACaaactgcacccagtgcctacccaacagagatccctctaccaactgcacccagtgcctacccaacagagatccgtctaccaactgcacccagtgcctacccaacagagatccgtcttctaccaactgcacccagtgcctacccaacagagatccctctaccaactgcactcagtgcctacccaacagagatccctctaccaactgcacccagtgcctacccaacagagatccctctaccaactgcactcaGTGCCTACctaacagagatccctctaccaactgcacccagtgtctacccaacagagatccctctaccaactgcacccagtgtctacAACCAGACAGGTTCACTGATACagactgcagtgtgtgtactctacCAGGAGGGGACCCAGCAACACTCTGTCAAACATGTTTGGCCACTAACTTTGACCCTAACACAAATTGCTCTGAATGTGTAGGCAATTATGATCTCGGCTCCAGCTGCTCCACTTGTCTGCCTGGATATGATAGTAACCGtgactgtacagtgtgttTATCTGGACGAAACATATCCACAAGATGTACCACCTGTCTGTCTGGATTCACTGGCAGTAACTGTGAACCTG ACTCTTCACTAAGTGTGGGAGTGGTGGGTGGTATCGCTggaggagtgggtggagttttGCTGCTcatcattctagtaatggCCGTGCTCCTCATCCTACTTACAGTCCGTATCAGAAAGAGTGGTAACCAAGACATCAGTACTGCCACTACTAAAG ATAAAGTTACAGAAGTCATAGAAATGAATCAAAATCCCGTGTATAGTACGAGTACAACTGAAACACCAACTATGGACCATGAagctaaccacacccaccagtaCGAGACTGTGGATACACCCATTGAAATGAATCAGAACcctgtgtacagtgcaacCAATGCTACTAATATTGAAGCTGACTACTATGAGAACGATGGTCTGGGTCCAACAAGAAATGAGCAGCAACCGGAATACGATTATATTCAAGTGTGA
- the LOC135348950 gene encoding cullin-7-like, producing the protein MVWMREEEMSACCPQLLSMERLAKEKKNPYKSQDHFLSDREYGRYVKTVLQPGMKVRARETYESVSMGDFGVYLQTNDGTPSAQVTWEGLGDAYWVYWHQVDLLPSEDEKKTTNSSG; encoded by the exons ATGGTGTGGATGAGGGAGGAGGAGATGAGTGCGTGCTGTCCACAGCTGCTCTCCATGgagaga CTTGCCAAAGAAAAGAAGAATCCTTACAAATCACAAGACCACTTCCTCTCTGATCGAGAGTACGGTCGTTACGTGAAGACCGTCCTGCAACCCGGCATGAAGGTTCGGGCCAGAGAGACCTACGAGTCAGTCTCCATGGGCGACTTTGGGGTATATCTACAGACCAACGACGGCACACCTTCTGCCCAGGTCACGTGGGAGGGACTAGGGGATGCCTACTGGGTGTACTGGCATCAGGTGGACTTACTGCCCTCGGAGGACGAGAAGAAAACAACTAACTCCA
- the LOC135348903 gene encoding serine/threonine-protein phosphatase PP1-beta catalytic subunit, whose amino-acid sequence MADELELDLDSIIERLLEVRGSKTIKTVQLTENEVRNLCLKSSEIFLSQPILLELEAPLKICGDIHGQFTDLLRLFEYGCFPPDSNYLFLGDYVDRGKQSMETICLLLAYKIKYPENFFLLRGNHECASINRIYGFFDECKRRYNVRLWKTFTDCFNSLPVAALVDDKVFCCHGGLSPDLHDFDQIRSIARPTDVPDTGLLCDLLWSDPDKDIQGWGENDRGVSFTFGSDIVTKFLNRHDLDLICRAHQVVEDGYEFFARRQLVTLFSAPNYCGDYDNAGGMMSVDSSLMCSFQILKPSEKKAKYQYCGLNSGRPITTKAASNKT is encoded by the exons ATGGCTGATGAATTAGAACTGGATCTGGACAGTATCATTGAAAGGCTGTTAGAAG TTCGTGGCTCAAAAACCATTAAGACAGTGCAGCTGACAGAGAATGAGGTACGTAATCTTTGTCTTAAGTCCAGTGAGATATTTCTGAGTCAACCGATCCTGCTGGAACTCGAGGCACCCCTCAAGATATGTG gagaCATTCACGGTCAGTTCACTGATCTGCTGCGACTGTTTGAGTATGGTTGCTTCCCTCCCGATTCCAACTACCTCTTCTTGGGCGACTATGTGGACCGAGGCAAACAGAGCATGGAAACCATTTGTCTGCTATTGGCCTATAAGATCAAGTATCCGGAGAATTTCTTCCTCCTCAGAGGAAACCATGAGTGTGCCAGCATCAATAGGATCTATGGGTTCTTTGATGAGT GCAAGAGACGGTACAATGTGAGGCTGTGGAAGACCTTCACGGACTGTTTCAACAGTTTGCCAGTGGCTGCACTCGTCGATGACAAAGTGTTTTGTTGCCATGGTG GTTTGTCACCAGATCTACACGATTTTGACCAGATTCGGTCGATAGCTCGTCCCACAGACGTCCCGGACACTGGCCTCCTGTGTGACCTATTGTGGTCAGACCCAGACAAAGACATTCAGGGCTGGGGGGAAAACGACAGAGGAGTGTCCTTCACCTTTGGGTCTGATATTGTCACAAAGTTCCTCAATCGTCACGATTTAGACTTGATATGTCGAGCACATCAG GTGGTTGAGGATGGCTACGAGTTCTTCGCACGACGGCAGCTGGTGACTCTGTTCTCAGCACCCAACTACTGTGGTGACTATGACAACGCGGGTGGGATGATGAGTGTGGACTCTAGCCTCATGTGCTCATTCCAG ATTTTGAAGCCTTCTGAGAAGAAAGCCAAATATCAGTATTGCGGCCTGAATTCGGGTCGACCCATCACCACCAAAGCAGCCTCTAATAAAACCTAG